The DNA sequence GTGCCAGTACAGCAGCAGGGACGGCTTCGCCAACGACTGGCACTACACTCACCTGGGCAGCCGCGCGGTGGGCGGCGCGGGGCTCATCATCACCGAAGCCACGGCGGTGACCGCGGACGGGCGCATCACCCCGGACGACCTGGGCATCTGGAGCGACGAGCACGTGGAGGGCCTCACCCGCTGCGCGCGGCTGATCGCGGAGCACGGCGCCGTGCCGGGCATTCAGCTGGCGCACGCGGGGCGCAAGGCATCCACCGCGTCGCCGTGGAAGGGCGGCAAGACGGTGCCGGTGGAGGAGGGCGGATGGGAAACGGTGTGGGCGCCCAGCGCCATCCAGTTCGGCCGCAGCAGCAAGGTGCCGCGCGAGATGGGCGCCTCCGAGATCCGCGACGTGATCCAGGCGTTCGTGGATGGCGCCACGCGCGCGCTGCGGGCCGGCTTCAAGGTCGCGGAGATCCACGCGGCGCACGGCTACCTGCTGCACACCTTTCTGTCGCCGCTGAGCAACCAGCGCACGGACGAGTACGGCGGCAGCTTTGAAAACCGCATCCGCATGGTGCTGGACGTGGTGGACGCGGTGCGCGCGGTGTGGCCGGAGGACCTGCCGCTGTTCGTGCGGATCTCCGCCACGGACTGGGCGGATGGGGGGTGGGACCTGGAGCAGTCGGTGCGCCTGTCCGAGGTGCTGCGCCAGCGCGGCGTGGACCTGGTGGACTGCTCCACGGGCGGACTGGTGCCGGGGGTGCAGATTCCGGTGGGGCCGGGCTACCAGACGGAGTTCGCCACGGCGATCCGCACCCAGACCGGGATGCCGACCGCCGCGGTGGGGATGATCACCGCGCCGGACCAGGCGGACGCCATCATCCGCGAGGGGCGCGCGGACGTGGTGCTGCTGGCCAGGGAGATGCTGCGCGATCCGTACTGGCCGCTGCGCGCGGGCAAGGCGCTGGGCCACGCCGCGCCCTGGCCCGTGCAGTACGAGCGCGCCGCGGATTGAGGTAAGGTGGAGGCAGGGCGGGCGGATGAGGGCCGGACGCATCGGCGCATGCGGAGAGTGGCCCCCATCCCCGACCCTTCCCCCAAAACCCCTGGGGGAAGGGAGACCTCAGCGTGTCGGCGGCATCGGTTCGCGCCCGCGGCCGTCGTCCAGCGGTTGCGACCGTGCTTTGAAACACACGAGGTCCGCCGCCGTGGACTGCGGACCGCGGATGCGCTTGGTCGCGGGTCGCGATGCGGTTGAAGCCCCGAACGGCGCGCGAATAGCGCCGTGTCGGGGCTTTCCGCTGTTGGAGCGGCGGATTCATTCGCTCAACAGGGCCAGGCGCGAGACAATCGTTTGGGAACGGCTCACGCTCTCAGCCGCGCCCCAACCCTCCCCCGGTCTTTTTCGGGGGAGGGTTGGCCGGTGGTGCCGGCCCGGGTGGGGGCCGCCCGTGAACCCGCCACCCGCACCGATCCCCGAACCCGCATCAATCCCTTCCCGACATCACGCCGCCTGCATGTCCATCACGAAGCGGTAGCGCACATCACCCTTTTCCAGCCGCGCAAAGGCTTCGTTGATCTGCGCGGGCGCAATCACCTCGATGTCGGCGACAATGCCGTGCTCGGCGCAGAACTCCAGCATCTCCGCCGTCTCGCGCGTTCCGCCCACGCCGCTGCTGGTAATGCGGCGGCGCCCCATCGTCAGCAGCACGGGGGTGAAGTCGAACGTGTCGGGAATGCCCAGCGAGCACAGCGTTCCATCAAAGTTCAACGCCAGGAGGAACGGGTCCATCGCGTACGTCGTGGACACGGTGTCCAGGATGAAGTCGAAGCGAAACGCCTGCGCCTTCATCTGCTCCTCGTCGCGCGAAAGCACCACCTCGTGCGCACCCAGCGCCATCGCCTCGTCCACCTTGGCCGCGGAGGTGGTGAACGCCACCACGTGCGCCCCCATCGCCCGCGCAAACTTGATGGCCAGGTGCCCCAGCCCGCCGATGCCCACGATCCCCACCGTCATCCCCGGCCCCACATTCCAGTTGCGCAGCGGCGAGTACGTGGTGATCCCCGCGCACAGCAGCGGCGCGGAGGCGGCGGGGTCCATCCCCTCGGGCAGGTGATACACGAAGCGCTGATCCGCCACGTACAGGTCGCTGTAGCCGCCGCGCGTGCGGGTGCCGTCCACACGGTCCACGCCATCGTACGTCAACGTGGGAAAGGCGCGGCAGTACGATTCCATCTCGCGTTGGCACATCTCGCACTCGCGGCACGAGTCCACGATCGTGCCGATGAGCACCTTGTCGCCCGCGGAAAAGCGGGTGACGTTCGCGCCCACCTCGGTGACTTCGCCCACGATCTCGTGGCCGGGCACCAGGGGAAACTCGTTGCCCCACTTCTGCACGGAGTGGATATCGGTGTGGCACACGCCGCAGTACAGAATCCGCACGGCGACGTCATCCGGACGGGTGGCGCGCCGCTCAAAATCGAAGGGCACGATGCTGCCGCCCTTTTCCATGGCGGCAAACCCGTGGGCGGGGCGTGCGGTGCCGGCCGGTGTCGCGGTCGCTTCCATCTGGTCTCCCGTTCGCATACGTTACACGTTGACGATCACTGTAAAGCAGTTTAACGGATTTACAGATCATGTCAAGTGTAAGCACCCGCTCCGCCGCGACGTCCATGGATCCCAAGGAACGCAGGATCACCGAGGCCGCCATGCGCCTCTTTCACCGCCACGGCTACCGCAAGGTGACGATGATGGACATCGCCGCCGAGTCGGGGATGTCGCGCCCGTCGCTGTACGCCGCGTTCGCCAACAAGGAGGCGGTCTTCAGCGCACTGATGGACGACCACTGCCGTGTGAACGCGGCCAAGGCGGACGCGGTCGTGGCGGGAATGGGCAGCCTGCGCGACAAGCTGGAGGCGCTGTTCGAGATCTGGATTCTGGAGCCGTTCGCATCCGTGGCGGGTTCGGAGAACGGCGCGGACCTGCTGGCCAACTCCACCGTCTACGCGCCCGAGGCGTCCACGGCGCTGTACCACCGGTTCCGCGAGCAGCTTCTGGAGGTGCTGCGGCCGGAGATGGCGGAAAGCGGGGGGATGAGCGCCGGGGACCTGGCGCACTTTCTCATGATGGCCGTCCGCGGATTGAAGGCGACCACCGCGACGGAGGAAGAACTGCGGCGCCTGACCACGACCCTGATCGCCATGGCCGAAGCGACGGCAAACGCCTGATCGCGATCGCGGATGCGCGCGCTGGCCGGATCGGGGAGGGTGATGGATGGATGAGATTGACCGCCCGGGTGGTGCGGATGAGATCCACCGAACGCGAGAAGGGCCGCCCATGCCGGGCGGCTCTTCTGCGCTCCATCCTGTCGATCAGCGAGGCGCGGCGGGCGCCGGCTCGGACGACGGCGGCGGAATGACGAACTCCGTCTCACGCTCCACGCCGTCGCGCCGGAACCGCACGACGAAGCGCGTGCCGGTCACATTGGACCCGTGGAACAGTCCGGGAGCCTCACCCGAGCGCCCGTTCACCGCCATGATGCTGTCCCCGACCTGGAGGCCCGCCCTGTCCACGGTAGAGCCCGGAACCACGTAGCTCACCCTGGGCCTGGTGGGCGCCGACGGAACGATGCGCCCGTCCGGCAGGGTCCGCGCGCTGCCAGTATAGCTGTAGTTCATCCCGAACCGCCGCGGATCCCGGCGCGGAGTGCTGTCCTGCGCGGGACGCGCCGCCTGGACGGCCGGCGCCGGAGCCGGAGCCGGTACAACGGACGCGGCCGGACGAGTGAACCGGACGCTGGCCGCCACCGGCGGGGCCGCGGGGCGCACCGGCGCCGCGTGCACCGCCGCGGGGGCGGTCCGCGTCTCGCGCGCGGGGTCCGCGGCCGGAGCGGCCGGCCGTGCACGGACCACCGCCCGCGGTGTCTGCGCGTCGCGGGCAGCCGTTGCACCCTCCGGCGGCCGCACCACGACCGTCACTTCGCGCTCCACGCCGCCGCGCCGCAGCCGCATCACGAAGCGCTCCCCCGTCACGTCCATCCTGCCGAACACCTCGGGCCGGCGCGCCTCGGCCCCGTTCACCGAAACGATGGTGTCGCCCTGCAGCACGCCCGCCTCTTCCGCGGCCGAGCCCGCCGTCACGTACGCAACGGTCGCCAGGTTGGGATACGACGGATACGGCGGCCCCGCGCTGATGTCGATGGGGCCCTTGAGCGCCCATCCCACGCCAAAGCGGCGCTGCTCCGCCGGGCTCGCCCCGACGCCGACCTGCACCATGCCGGTGCCGCCCTGTTCCCAGTACGTGGCCTCGTTGGCGTGGGTGGGCGGATTGGGGGAGCGGCGCAGCGTCTTCATGGTGGCGACGGGGCCGCGGCCGTCCGCCACGTCGCAGGCGATGACGACGGACGCGGCGCACAGCGCCAGCACGGGAAGGGCGCGCGCACGCATGCGGCGCGGTCGAGGGGTGGTCATGGCGGTGATCCTCTGCTCGAGGTGCGTGGCGGGCTCGCCCCAGGCCAGGGCGAGCGGGGACAGCCGGTGCGAGGCGCCGGCCGTTCGCAGCAGCGCGCGTCCGTACGCGCGCGGGGACGCTTCGCGGGCCAGCACCCGCGCGTCACAGTCAATCTCCAGCGCCAGCCGCAGCCGCCGGTGCTGCCACCAGAGCGCCGCGTTCCACGGTGCCAGCGCCACCAGCACCGCGCTGGCCGCCAGCACCCACGTGTCGCGCGCGGCCAAGTGCTCCTTTTCGTGCGCGATGATCAGGCGCCGCTCCTCGTCCGGCGCGTCCGCCACCCACCGCGGCAGCACGATGGCCGGGCGCAGCACGCCGATGACGGCGGGCCCCGCG is a window from the Longimicrobium terrae genome containing:
- a CDS encoding NADH:flavin oxidoreductase/NADH oxidase, which codes for MSDTHLFSPLRMRGVELRNRIGVSPMCQYSSRDGFANDWHYTHLGSRAVGGAGLIITEATAVTADGRITPDDLGIWSDEHVEGLTRCARLIAEHGAVPGIQLAHAGRKASTASPWKGGKTVPVEEGGWETVWAPSAIQFGRSSKVPREMGASEIRDVIQAFVDGATRALRAGFKVAEIHAAHGYLLHTFLSPLSNQRTDEYGGSFENRIRMVLDVVDAVRAVWPEDLPLFVRISATDWADGGWDLEQSVRLSEVLRQRGVDLVDCSTGGLVPGVQIPVGPGYQTEFATAIRTQTGMPTAAVGMITAPDQADAIIREGRADVVLLAREMLRDPYWPLRAGKALGHAAPWPVQYERAAD
- a CDS encoding NAD(P)-dependent alcohol dehydrogenase; protein product: MEATATPAGTARPAHGFAAMEKGGSIVPFDFERRATRPDDVAVRILYCGVCHTDIHSVQKWGNEFPLVPGHEIVGEVTEVGANVTRFSAGDKVLIGTIVDSCRECEMCQREMESYCRAFPTLTYDGVDRVDGTRTRGGYSDLYVADQRFVYHLPEGMDPAASAPLLCAGITTYSPLRNWNVGPGMTVGIVGIGGLGHLAIKFARAMGAHVVAFTTSAAKVDEAMALGAHEVVLSRDEEQMKAQAFRFDFILDTVSTTYAMDPFLLALNFDGTLCSLGIPDTFDFTPVLLTMGRRRITSSGVGGTRETAEMLEFCAEHGIVADIEVIAPAQINEAFARLEKGDVRYRFVMDMQAA
- a CDS encoding TetR/AcrR family transcriptional regulator, with the translated sequence MSSVSTRSAATSMDPKERRITEAAMRLFHRHGYRKVTMMDIAAESGMSRPSLYAAFANKEAVFSALMDDHCRVNAAKADAVVAGMGSLRDKLEALFEIWILEPFASVAGSENGADLLANSTVYAPEASTALYHRFREQLLEVLRPEMAESGGMSAGDLAHFLMMAVRGLKATTATEEELRRLTTTLIAMAEATANA
- a CDS encoding M56 family metallopeptidase, coding for MILVRTLAVGILLAMAALGAERVAAWSGRPRRWIWLGALAGSLMVPALAFWAPALLPQVSRLCCGFSAPAAAPVTGGWIDVGDAPGPAQAAPAPNGPSAMERAAEVAGWAWLMSSGALLLLFAVTAARMHRARARWTPAVMDGAPVLLADRAGPAVIGVLRPAIVLPRWVADAPDEERRLIIAHEKEHLAARDTWVLAASAVLVALAPWNAALWWQHRRLRLALEIDCDARVLAREASPRAYGRALLRTAGASHRLSPLALAWGEPATHLEQRITAMTTPRPRRMRARALPVLALCAASVVIACDVADGRGPVATMKTLRRSPNPPTHANEATYWEQGGTGMVQVGVGASPAEQRRFGVGWALKGPIDISAGPPYPSYPNLATVAYVTAGSAAEEAGVLQGDTIVSVNGAEARRPEVFGRMDVTGERFVMRLRRGGVEREVTVVVRPPEGATAARDAQTPRAVVRARPAAPAADPARETRTAPAAVHAAPVRPAAPPVAASVRFTRPAASVVPAPAPAPAVQAARPAQDSTPRRDPRRFGMNYSYTGSARTLPDGRIVPSAPTRPRVSYVVPGSTVDRAGLQVGDSIMAVNGRSGEAPGLFHGSNVTGTRFVVRFRRDGVERETEFVIPPPSSEPAPAAPR